Below is a window of Halarcobacter anaerophilus DNA.
TTAGTCTTAACAATGCTCTCATTTACAGCTTGTGCCATTAAAGCAAACTCATCTTTCCCATCAACTTCTAAAAGTTTGCTATCTTCGCTCTCTCTGTTAATATAAGCAAAAAATCCTGACAATCCTTCTTTAAATTTTTCAATAGATGAAACAATAATATTAGAAAGAATTATTGAGAAGATAACAAATAAGATAATTGAAACAATAACGATACCTATTAAAATATAGTTCATTGTAGTTTCAGCTTCATTTCTTAACTCAATTGCACTTTTATTTATCTCATTTAATTTATTTTCTAAATCAGTTCCTGTTTTTGCCATATCGGCAATTAGAGGTTTTAAATCCTCAGACTCTTTTAATATTCCATTTTTATACTCTTCAATTCTTTTTTGAGAAAATTTATCAAAATATTCAACATATTTAGAAGATTCGCTTAAGATCTCTTCACAAAGTTGAACATTCTTTCCTACACTTAATTGAGATTTAAAGAATGAAACATTTTCATCTAATTTTCCAAAATCTTTTATAACAACGTTTGCAGTGTCATTTGAAGGAGCTCTCAAAAATTGATAAACAGAGATTCTTCCTTTCAAAACTTGTTGAATAAAAACATCAGTTTGAGTTGCCGCATCAATTCTAAACTTTACAAGATTGTTATAATAAGAAAATATAATTGCGACAATTGTCACAATTATAACATACACGATTGGAACAAGCATTAATTTAGCTTTAGTACTAAAATTTTTTAGCATGGCCTTTCCCTTCCCTTTATTGACTTTATTATCAACAAATATAACATAAAAATGTTAAAATATAATAAATTATTGTTATAAATATCACATAAAAAACACATAAATTATTAAATTTGTAGAAAAGTAGAAAAAAGGCAATAAATAAATAACTAAAATAATATTTATTAGTTATTTATTAAAATTTACTTTCTTAATTGGTAAGTTATATCTCCTGCTCCGACACCTAAAATAATTCCTTCATCAAAACTGTAAAAAACTTTTTTATCTTTTATAAGTTCTACTTTCCCTTCTGATGTTTTTAAGCTGTCTGCAAAAATAGGATTATATAAAGCAAACTCTTTTTCAAAGTCTATATCAATAATTTGCTCTCCAGGAATTGTCCAAATAGGAAGAATTACAAGTTGGTCACATCTTCTAAAACATCTTTTAAACCCTTCAAGGTTGTCATGGGTTCTAGAGTATTTGTGCGGTTGCCAAATTACGACTCTTTTATTTATATTTGTCAAATTATCGTAAAGTTCAACCGATCTCATGGTTGCTTCAATTTCCGTTGGATGATGGGCATAATCATCTATCAAAGCAAAGTTATCCTTTTTTTGAAGAAGATCAAATCTCTTTTTGATTCCTTTATAATTTGAAAGATTTTTTCTAATAGTTTCAATATCCAACTCATTTAAAGCTGCTAATATTGCCAAAGAGGCATCAACTGCTATATGATAACCAAATCCCCAAACCTCAAAAGAGCCTAAATCTTTTAAATCAAATTTTGTGCAAGGCTCTCCTTTTTTTAAAAGATATGAAAGATTTTTTATATCATGGCTTGGATATAAAAATTCTGCTTCTTTTATACCTAGTTTTTTTATATGTTCAT
It encodes the following:
- the murC gene encoding UDP-N-acetylmuramate--L-alanine ligase, yielding MKVHFIGIGGIGLSALARFLNYDGHQVSGSDMKSSPITKELEKEGIKVSCPQDAKNICDDFDLVIYSAAVTDENPELIEARLKQIRTLSRKEALPIVLGDKKNYCVAGAHGKSTTTAILASILQSSALIGAISKDFGSNFRYVNNLLSFEADESDASFLLSNPYCSIVTNAEPEHMEYYHYDYDKFYEAYKKFIELASKRVLNGEDEHIKKLGIKEAEFLYPSHDIKNLSYLLKKGEPCTKFDLKDLGSFEVWGFGYHIAVDASLAILAALNELDIETIRKNLSNYKGIKKRFDLLQKKDNFALIDDYAHHPTEIEATMRSVELYDNLTNINKRVVIWQPHKYSRTHDNLEGFKRCFRRCDQLVILPIWTIPGEQIIDIDFEKEFALYNPIFADSLKTSEGKVELIKDKKVFYSFDEGIILGVGAGDITYQLRK